The genomic stretch TATTTCTCACCTATTTACTCACTGAATAATCCATCATAACTACCTTCATTACCAAAGAAGAGGCAAAAATGTATAACAAACGCATAAAGGGAATTATAGAATGTGCTGCATAGTTATTTAAATCTGACCGTGTAGTAGAACATTCTCATTGTCTCTGTATTATAAACTGTTGTGTTTATAATTGGGTAAATTGTTTGTCTGTGACTTAGGAAAATACTGTGGGAGCTGGGCCTGGAGGGGAAAGTCACTCACCTTCAGGCGAAAAAAAAGTGGGAGAACctacaaaagaaatataaagtatgtaCATGATCTAAATGTATACTGTTGTTATTAATACACATAAACCATTGTGTTCATCCTGTTTTCACATGCCTGgtattaatatttattctgtCAAAGGAGTGCAAATATCCAAGCAGTGGGGAAGGAGCGGCGATGAAGGCCACCGCTGaaacttggccctggtttgCCCACATGGATGAGGTGTTGAGACAGAGGCCCTCCATCAACCCCCCTGTCCTCATCGCCTCTATCCCCGACGACACACCGGGGCCCAGCACTgccaggcaggagcaggaagaggaggagaaggaggaggaggacgacggCGGCGACGACAACGGGGAGgacgaggaagaggatgaggagcagCCGCCGCCGCAGCAGCCGCAGCCAAGGGGACGAGGGCCTGCAGcacaaaaaagaaagagggacagtGATTTTGTGCAGCTCTACAGGGAGGACTTACGGAGACAGTGGGAGCAGGatgagagggaggcagaggagaggagagaacgaTTTGAAAGGTTGTTTGGCTTGCTAGAAAAATTGGTggacaaaaattaaaaactttgattttgaaatatttctgagtgtttatttacaggtatCATGACATTTCTTTAACAAAGGAACAGAAAATACAATGTACAATATTTTTAACGTAGTAACTTAAAACACTAAAGTAACATTCAAAGTGCAAATCAATAAACCTGAGTGAGCCAGTGCCAGGTTTTAATCATGAAGACACATTTATAGGAACCTTGGCAGTGCTAATCAACCTTCTCTGCCTGGACCGACTTGAGAGTGCTGAGAT from Periophthalmus magnuspinnatus isolate fPerMag1 chromosome 14, fPerMag1.2.pri, whole genome shotgun sequence encodes the following:
- the LOC117381562 gene encoding uncharacterized protein LOC117381562; amino-acid sequence: MEHATQNMFKWSEEQTVEFIRLRGENGHLFTGAKHSASAAWRKILWELGLEGKVTHLQAKKKWENLQKKYKECKYPSSGEGAAMKATAETWPWFAHMDEVLRQRPSINPPVLIASIPDDTPGPSTARQEQEEEEKEEEDDGGDDNGEDEEEDEEQPPPQQPQPRGRGPAAQKRKRDSDFVQLYREDLRRQWEQDEREAEERRERFERLFGLLEKLVDKN